The Aureitalea marina genome includes a window with the following:
- a CDS encoding aldehyde dehydrogenase: MLRLKNYINGNYQDPADNNWMDLTTPASGDIYAQLAKSNQADIESAYAAASSAFKQWSETTLEERSRIMLKIADLIEKHAEELASAESKDNGKPVWLAAAVDIPRASANFRFYAHALTQFASESHNSTGKNTINFTLRQPIGVVGCISPWNLPLYLFSWKVAPAIAAGNTVVAKPSEVTPYTAYLLGDILTQAGLPAGVLNIVHGIGPEAGQALVEHPGIRAISFTGGTQTGKLLAATAAPMFKKLSLELGGKNPNIIFADCNFERMMQVTLRSSFANQGQICLCGSRILIQRTIYDRFKEEFVKRVDKMTVGNPEEQVDLGAIVSKDHLQKVLGYIELAVEEGGTVLSGGIQVIVPGFENGFYLRPTVIELPDDRCRVNQEEIFGPVVTLIPFDTEGEALNIANGVPYGLSATLWSRDLDRCMRMSKALEAGIVWVNTWLNRDLRTPFGGVKQSGVGREGGFEALRFFTEPKNVCIEYQ, translated from the coding sequence ATGCTTCGGCTAAAGAATTACATAAACGGCAATTACCAGGATCCAGCGGACAACAACTGGATGGATCTGACCACACCGGCTTCCGGGGATATCTATGCTCAGCTGGCAAAAAGCAATCAGGCGGATATCGAATCCGCGTATGCTGCAGCAAGTAGTGCTTTTAAACAATGGTCTGAAACTACTCTGGAAGAACGCAGTCGCATCATGTTGAAGATTGCCGACCTGATCGAAAAACATGCCGAGGAATTGGCCAGCGCAGAAAGCAAGGACAATGGCAAACCAGTCTGGCTGGCGGCCGCCGTGGATATACCTAGAGCTTCTGCCAATTTTAGATTCTATGCCCATGCGCTCACACAGTTTGCCTCTGAAAGCCATAATTCTACTGGCAAGAATACCATCAATTTCACCCTGAGGCAGCCCATCGGTGTGGTTGGGTGTATCAGCCCGTGGAACCTACCTCTGTATTTATTCAGCTGGAAGGTGGCCCCGGCTATTGCCGCCGGAAATACTGTGGTAGCCAAACCAAGTGAAGTAACGCCCTATACTGCCTATCTGCTCGGTGATATTCTGACCCAAGCCGGACTACCTGCCGGGGTATTGAATATCGTTCACGGAATAGGCCCGGAGGCTGGACAGGCCTTGGTAGAACATCCGGGTATTAGAGCCATTTCTTTTACAGGTGGGACACAGACCGGAAAACTCCTGGCAGCAACAGCTGCACCCATGTTTAAAAAACTTAGCCTGGAGCTGGGTGGCAAGAACCCCAATATCATCTTTGCAGACTGCAATTTTGAACGTATGATGCAGGTTACCCTGCGCTCTTCCTTTGCAAACCAAGGCCAGATTTGCCTTTGTGGCAGCAGGATACTGATCCAACGAACCATCTATGATCGATTCAAAGAAGAGTTTGTAAAACGTGTAGACAAGATGACCGTTGGTAACCCAGAAGAGCAAGTAGATCTGGGTGCGATAGTTTCTAAAGATCATTTACAGAAAGTTTTGGGCTATATCGAGCTGGCTGTAGAAGAAGGCGGTACAGTCCTTAGCGGTGGTATACAAGTAATTGTTCCAGGCTTTGAAAATGGTTTCTACCTGCGTCCAACAGTGATTGAATTACCAGACGACCGCTGCCGGGTAAATCAGGAGGAGATCTTTGGTCCGGTTGTCACACTGATCCCGTTTGACACAGAAGGAGAGGCACTGAATATTGCCAACGGAGTTCCTTATGGCCTCTCTGCCACCTTGTGGAGCCGGGATCTGGATCGCTGCATGCGGATGAGCAAGGCACTGGAAGCGGGAATAGTTTGGGTGAACACCTGGCTGAATCGAGACCTGAGAACACCCTTTGGTGGGGTT
- a CDS encoding RidA family protein has translation MKSRLVEGKATPRGAYPHVKRVGDFIFVSGTSSRLPDNSFAGVEQVDEMGTVNLDIREQTRAVIENIKDYLATEGAGLEDVVDVTSFLVNMNDFAGYNEIYAQYFSKESGPARTTVAVHQLPHPNLVVEIKAMAYKPQ, from the coding sequence ATGAAAAGTAGACTAGTAGAAGGAAAAGCCACTCCCAGAGGAGCCTACCCACATGTTAAGCGTGTTGGCGATTTCATATTTGTTAGCGGGACCAGTTCTCGTTTACCGGATAATAGTTTTGCCGGGGTAGAACAGGTAGATGAAATGGGAACTGTAAATCTGGATATCAGGGAACAAACTCGCGCGGTTATCGAAAATATCAAAGATTATCTGGCCACCGAAGGAGCCGGACTGGAAGATGTGGTAGATGTGACCTCTTTCCTGGTTAATATGAACGATTTTGCAGGCTATAATGAAATTTACGCCCAGTATTTCAGTAAAGAGAGTGGTCCAGCCCGGACCACGGTGGCCGTGCATCAACTTCCTCACCCTAATCTGGTGGTTGAGATCAAGGCTATGGCCTATAAACCTCAATAA